The following proteins are co-located in the Blastopirellula marina genome:
- a CDS encoding BlaI/MecI/CopY family transcriptional regulator — MMQSPEGTLTPAQFEILQLLWDAEAGLSAAEIWEAIRESRDVSRTTISNLVDRLEKRNWLVRSKEEGVFRYVPSVDREATEGKLAAEFVGDFFNGSAANIVLSLLGSNQISSAELKRLKAILDESKSRKK; from the coding sequence ATGATGCAATCTCCGGAGGGGACATTGACCCCGGCTCAGTTCGAGATTTTACAGCTTCTGTGGGATGCAGAAGCTGGATTGAGCGCGGCGGAAATCTGGGAAGCGATTCGCGAGAGTCGTGATGTCAGCCGGACGACGATCTCGAATCTGGTCGACCGACTTGAGAAACGAAACTGGCTCGTCCGTTCCAAGGAAGAGGGCGTGTTTCGTTACGTGCCAAGCGTCGATCGCGAGGCAACTGAGGGAAAGTTGGCGGCGGAATTCGTCGGTGATTTCTTCAACGGATCGGCGGCGAACATCGTGCTCAGCTTGTTAGGATCGAACCAGATTTCGAGTGCCGAGCTGAAGCGTTTAAAGGCCATTCTGGACGAATCCAAGTCGCGCAAAAAGTAA